Proteins encoded together in one Thermomonospora curvata DSM 43183 window:
- a CDS encoding heme o synthase, producing the protein MTVLINKPGTPVARTTAPVPADTPAAPRAAARRSLGALVGAYVALTKPRVIELLLITTLPAMFLAAGGLPPVGTALATLAFGTMSAGAANAINCFIDRDIDAKMRRTRRRPLARAQVSPAGALTFGIVLAIASTAGFVLAVNALAAALSAGAIVYYVFVYSLLLKRRTAQNVVWGGIAGCMPVLIGWAAVTESLAAAPFVLFMVVFWWTPPHTWTLAMRYREDYAVAGVPMLPVVAGERRVVIESLLYTWATVIFSLLLWPVAGMSVAYGAVAAVLGGVFLAEGHRLLRDVRAGVSGVKLRPMRFFHLSNVYLALLFTAVALDPLLLH; encoded by the coding sequence GTGACGGTGCTCATTAACAAGCCCGGGACCCCGGTCGCCAGGACGACCGCCCCCGTCCCGGCCGACACCCCGGCGGCGCCGCGGGCCGCGGCCCGCCGCTCGCTCGGCGCACTGGTGGGCGCCTATGTGGCGCTGACCAAACCGCGGGTCATCGAACTGCTGCTGATCACCACGCTGCCGGCGATGTTCCTGGCCGCCGGCGGGCTGCCGCCGGTGGGCACGGCGCTGGCGACGCTGGCCTTCGGCACCATGTCCGCGGGCGCGGCCAACGCCATCAACTGCTTCATCGACCGCGACATCGACGCCAAGATGCGCCGCACCCGCCGCCGCCCGCTGGCCCGCGCCCAGGTCAGCCCGGCCGGGGCGCTGACCTTCGGCATCGTGTTGGCCATCGCCTCCACCGCCGGCTTCGTCCTGGCCGTGAACGCCCTGGCCGCGGCGCTGTCGGCGGGGGCCATCGTCTACTACGTCTTCGTCTACTCGCTGCTGCTCAAGCGGCGCACCGCCCAGAACGTGGTATGGGGCGGCATCGCCGGGTGCATGCCGGTGCTGATCGGCTGGGCGGCCGTCACCGAGAGCCTGGCGGCGGCCCCCTTCGTGCTGTTCATGGTGGTGTTCTGGTGGACGCCGCCGCACACCTGGACGCTGGCGATGCGCTACCGGGAGGACTACGCGGTCGCCGGGGTGCCGATGCTGCCGGTGGTGGCCGGTGAGCGGCGGGTGGTCATCGAGAGCCTGCTCTACACCTGGGCCACGGTGATCTTCTCGCTGCTGCTGTGGCCGGTCGCCGGCATGAGCGTGGCCTACGGGGCGGTCGCGGCGGTGCTGGGCGGGGTGTTCCTGGCCGAGGGGCACCGGCTGCTGCGCGATGTGCGGGCCGGCGTCAGCGGCGTGAAGCTGCGGCCGATGCGGTTCTTCCACCTGTCGAACGTGTACCTGGCGCTGCTGTTCACCGCCGTCGCCCTCGACCCGCTGCTGCTGCACTGA
- the tal gene encoding transaldolase → MSETLDRLSAEGVAIWLDDISRDRLQSGNLEALIRDRRVVGVTSNPTIFAKALSKGTAYDAQLRDLAVRGVDVEEAARAITTYDIRWACDVLRPVFERTAHLDGRVSIEVDPRLARRPEPTVAEARALWWMVDRPNLMVKIPATAEGLPAITQAISEGINVNVTLIFSLERYGQVIDAYFAGLEQARAAGRDLSQIASVASFFVSRVDTEIDKRLDKLGSAKAAALKGKSGVANARLAYALYEEKFSSDRWQALREAGARPQRPLWASTGVKDPSLPDTLYVDELVAPGTVNTMPEATLEAAADHSQIRGDTVRGSYEEARAHMAALKEVGVDYDDVVRVLEEEGVEKFEASWAELLSTIERELADKGEGAAK, encoded by the coding sequence GTGAGCGAGACACTCGATAGGCTCTCTGCCGAGGGCGTCGCGATCTGGCTGGACGACATCAGCCGGGACCGGTTGCAAAGCGGCAACCTGGAGGCGCTGATCCGCGACCGGAGGGTGGTGGGGGTCACCTCCAACCCGACCATCTTCGCCAAGGCGCTCAGCAAGGGCACCGCCTACGACGCCCAGTTGCGCGACCTTGCGGTGCGCGGGGTGGACGTGGAGGAGGCGGCGCGGGCCATCACCACCTACGACATCCGCTGGGCCTGCGATGTGCTGCGCCCGGTCTTCGAGCGCACCGCTCACCTGGACGGCCGGGTGTCGATCGAGGTGGACCCGCGGCTGGCCCGCCGGCCCGAGCCGACCGTGGCCGAGGCGCGGGCGCTGTGGTGGATGGTGGACCGGCCGAATCTGATGGTCAAGATCCCCGCCACCGCGGAGGGGCTGCCGGCGATCACGCAGGCGATCAGCGAGGGCATCAACGTCAACGTCACGCTGATCTTCTCCCTGGAGCGCTACGGGCAGGTGATCGACGCCTACTTCGCGGGGCTGGAGCAGGCCCGCGCGGCCGGGCGCGACCTCTCCCAGATCGCCTCGGTGGCCTCGTTCTTCGTCAGCCGGGTCGACACCGAGATCGACAAGCGGCTGGACAAGCTGGGCTCGGCGAAGGCCGCGGCGCTCAAGGGCAAGTCGGGGGTCGCCAACGCCCGCCTGGCCTATGCGCTGTATGAGGAGAAGTTCTCCTCCGACCGGTGGCAGGCGCTCCGGGAGGCCGGGGCCCGGCCGCAGCGTCCGCTGTGGGCCTCCACGGGGGTGAAGGATCCCTCGCTGCCCGACACCTTGTATGTGGACGAGCTGGTGGCGCCCGGCACGGTCAACACCATGCCGGAGGCGACGCTGGAGGCCGCCGCCGACCACTCCCAGATCCGCGGCGACACCGTGCGCGGCTCCTACGAGGAGGCCCGCGCCCACATGGCCGCCCTCAAGGAGGTCGGCGTCGACTACGACGATGTGGTGCGCGTCCTGGAGGAGGAGGGCGTGGAGAAGTTCGAGGCGTCCTGGGCGGAGCTGCTGAGCACCATCGAGCGGGAGCTGGCCGACAAGGGCGAGGGGGCCGCCAAGTGA
- the tkt gene encoding transketolase, with the protein MTTDSSTFEWSDLDRRAVDVVRALAMDAVEEAGSGHPGTAMSLAPAAYLLFQRFLRHDPTDPAWVGRDRFVLSAGHSSLTLYIQLYLSGYGLELSDLKALRKWGSLTPGHPEYGHTAGVETTTGPLGQGIANAVGMAMAARRERGLFDPDAEPGRSPFDHTIWVIASDGDIQEGISHEASALAGHQRLGNLVVIYDDNHISIEDDTAIATSEDVLARYAAYGWHVQSVDWTAGGDYHEDVRALAEALEKARAETGRPSFIALRTIIGWPAPNKKNTGKIHGAALGAEEVAATKRIMGMDPEQTFAVPAEVLAHARKVLDRGRELRAAWEESFQAWRAAHPERAAEFDRIAERRLPAGWEKALPSFPAGKEIATRAASGEILTALAPVLPELWGGSADLADSNNTTMKGEPSFIPEEFQTKEFPGNRYGRTLHFGVREHAMGAICNGIALHGGTRPYCGTFLVFSDYMRPAVRLSALMKLPVTFVWTHDSIGLGEDGPTHQPVEHLWSLRAIPGLDVVRPADANETAVAWRTILEHTDRPAALALTRQKVPTLERGGELASAEGVAKGGYVLAEASTGRPLVILIATGSEVSIALEARRILEAEGTPTRVVSMPCVEWFLEQDEAYREQVLPHSVRARVSVEAGVGLGWRQFVGDAGEMVSLEHFGASADYKTLFQQFGFTPDRVVAAARSSLIKAGVEGQGRGETTGN; encoded by the coding sequence GTGACTACGGACAGCAGCACGTTTGAATGGTCCGACCTGGACCGGCGGGCGGTGGACGTGGTCCGCGCCCTGGCGATGGACGCGGTCGAGGAGGCGGGTTCGGGCCACCCGGGCACCGCGATGAGCCTGGCGCCGGCCGCCTACCTGCTCTTCCAGCGCTTCCTGCGGCACGACCCGACCGACCCGGCCTGGGTCGGCCGCGACCGGTTCGTGCTCTCGGCCGGGCACTCCAGCCTGACCCTCTACATCCAGCTGTACCTGTCGGGCTACGGGCTGGAGCTCAGCGACCTGAAGGCGTTGCGCAAGTGGGGCAGCCTGACCCCCGGCCACCCCGAGTACGGGCACACCGCCGGCGTGGAGACCACCACCGGCCCGCTGGGACAGGGCATCGCCAACGCGGTCGGCATGGCGATGGCGGCCCGCCGCGAGCGCGGCCTGTTCGACCCGGACGCCGAGCCGGGCCGCAGCCCCTTCGACCACACCATCTGGGTGATCGCCTCCGACGGCGACATCCAGGAGGGCATCAGCCACGAGGCCTCGGCGCTGGCCGGCCACCAGCGGCTGGGCAACCTGGTGGTCATCTACGACGACAACCACATCTCCATCGAGGACGACACCGCCATCGCCACGTCCGAGGACGTGCTGGCCCGCTACGCCGCCTACGGCTGGCACGTGCAGTCGGTGGACTGGACCGCCGGGGGCGACTACCACGAGGACGTGCGGGCGCTGGCGGAGGCGCTGGAGAAGGCCCGCGCCGAGACCGGCCGGCCGTCCTTCATCGCGCTGCGCACCATCATCGGCTGGCCGGCCCCCAACAAGAAGAACACCGGCAAGATCCACGGCGCCGCGCTGGGCGCCGAGGAGGTGGCCGCCACCAAGCGGATCATGGGCATGGACCCCGAGCAGACCTTCGCGGTGCCCGCCGAGGTGCTCGCGCACGCCCGCAAGGTGCTCGACCGGGGCCGGGAGCTGCGCGCCGCCTGGGAGGAGAGCTTCCAGGCCTGGCGGGCGGCGCACCCGGAGCGGGCCGCCGAGTTCGACCGGATCGCCGAGCGGCGGCTGCCGGCCGGCTGGGAGAAGGCGCTGCCGTCCTTCCCGGCGGGCAAGGAGATCGCCACTCGCGCCGCCTCCGGGGAGATCCTCACCGCGCTGGCCCCGGTGCTGCCGGAGCTGTGGGGCGGTTCGGCGGACCTGGCCGACAGCAACAACACCACGATGAAGGGCGAGCCGTCCTTCATCCCCGAGGAGTTCCAGACCAAGGAGTTCCCCGGCAACCGCTACGGCCGCACCCTGCACTTCGGGGTGCGCGAGCACGCCATGGGCGCCATCTGCAACGGCATCGCGCTGCACGGCGGCACCCGCCCCTACTGCGGCACGTTCCTGGTCTTCAGCGACTACATGCGCCCGGCGGTGCGGTTGTCGGCGCTGATGAAGCTGCCGGTGACGTTCGTGTGGACGCACGACTCCATCGGGCTGGGCGAGGACGGCCCCACCCACCAGCCGGTGGAGCACCTGTGGTCGCTGCGCGCCATTCCGGGCCTGGACGTGGTGCGGCCGGCCGACGCCAACGAGACCGCGGTGGCCTGGCGGACCATCCTGGAGCACACCGACCGGCCCGCCGCGCTGGCGCTGACCCGCCAGAAGGTGCCCACCCTGGAGCGCGGCGGGGAGCTGGCGAGCGCCGAAGGGGTCGCCAAGGGCGGCTATGTGCTGGCCGAGGCCTCCACCGGCCGGCCGCTGGTGATTTTGATCGCCACCGGCAGCGAGGTCTCGATCGCGCTGGAGGCGCGGCGCATCCTGGAGGCGGAGGGCACCCCGACCCGGGTGGTGTCCATGCCGTGCGTGGAGTGGTTCTTGGAGCAGGACGAGGCCTACCGCGAGCAGGTGCTGCCGCACTCGGTGCGCGCCCGGGTGTCGGTGGAGGCCGGCGTGGGGCTGGGCTGGCGGCAGTTCGTCGGCGACGCCGGCGAGATGGTCAGCCTGGAGCACTTCGGCGCCTCGGCCGACTACAAGACGCTGTTCCAGCAGTTCGGCTTCACGCCCGACCGTGTGGTCGCCGCCGCCCGCTCCAGCCTGATCAAGGCCGGTGTGGAGGGCCAGGGCCGCGGTGAGACGACCGGGAACTGA
- a CDS encoding COX15/CtaA family protein, which yields MAERSKNPLARARDAVWRPTPSSLRLLALLSVVVNAGIIVTGGAVRLTKSGLGCSTWPKCTPESMIPTSAPGHSPVHMAIEFGNRTLTFAILAVAVAVFVAALRTVPRRRDLVYLAAVQPLGVVAQAVWGGVTVLTDLHPVTVAGHFMLSPLLLIACVALYVRAGEGDGPVRVLVDRRLRALALALVWVTGLLMVAGTVVTGTGPHAGDDRAERFDFAIEQVTRVHSLLAWLTVALTVALLAGLWRHDAPPRVRRAALTLLAVEAAQGAIGYIQYFLGVPALLVGLHMLGSALVWIAVLNVAFATRERGPLASAESAAPPAGAGSAGAQLGNPRPQPA from the coding sequence GTGGCCGAGCGTTCCAAGAACCCCCTGGCCAGAGCGCGCGATGCGGTGTGGCGGCCGACCCCGTCCTCGCTGCGGCTGCTGGCCCTGCTGTCGGTGGTCGTCAACGCCGGGATCATCGTCACCGGCGGGGCGGTCCGGCTCACCAAGTCCGGCCTGGGCTGCTCCACCTGGCCCAAGTGCACCCCGGAGAGCATGATCCCGACTTCCGCGCCGGGCCACTCGCCGGTCCACATGGCCATCGAGTTCGGCAACCGGACGCTGACCTTTGCGATCCTGGCGGTCGCGGTCGCGGTGTTCGTGGCGGCGCTGCGCACGGTGCCCCGCCGGCGCGACCTGGTGTACCTGGCGGCGGTCCAGCCGCTGGGCGTGGTGGCCCAGGCGGTCTGGGGCGGGGTGACGGTGCTCACCGACCTGCACCCGGTGACGGTGGCCGGGCACTTCATGCTCTCGCCGCTGCTGCTCATCGCCTGCGTGGCCCTGTACGTGCGCGCCGGGGAGGGGGACGGGCCGGTGCGCGTCCTGGTGGACCGCCGGCTGCGCGCCCTGGCGCTGGCCCTGGTGTGGGTGACGGGGCTGCTGATGGTGGCGGGCACCGTCGTCACCGGCACCGGCCCGCACGCCGGCGACGACCGGGCTGAGCGGTTCGACTTCGCCATCGAGCAGGTCACCCGGGTGCACAGCCTGCTGGCCTGGCTCACCGTGGCGCTCACCGTCGCCCTGCTGGCCGGGCTGTGGCGCCACGACGCCCCCCCGCGGGTGCGGCGTGCGGCGCTGACGCTGCTGGCGGTGGAGGCGGCCCAGGGCGCGATCGGCTACATCCAGTACTTCCTGGGCGTCCCGGCACTGCTGGTGGGCCTGCACATGCTGGGCTCGGCACTGGTGTGGATCGCGGTGCTGAACGTGGCCTTCGCCACCCGCGAGCGCGGTCCTCTGGCCTCCGCCGAGTCCGCCGCGCCGCCGGCCGGGGCCGGGTCCGCGGGCGCGCAGTTGGGCAACCCTCGTCCGCAGCCCGCCTGA
- a CDS encoding glucose-6-phosphate isomerase, with product MTSVVTAGGVSVTLRGAVVDRAAAVTERLISDGVPAALAAGNPQLWGPGAVAEASKRLGWLKLAESSRPLLPRLAELAERVRADGLDRVVLAGMGGSSLAPEVITRTAGVELTVLDTTDPQQVAAVVGDRLERTVVVVSSKSGGTIETDSHRRVFEGAFAAAGITGAELARRFVVVTDPGSPLEEAAHQAGYTVVLADPDVGGRYSALSAFGLVPSALAGAQVAGLLEEAAALTPSLRQPYDNPALTLGAALGASALAGRDKLAIADRGSGIAAFGDWAEQLIAESTGKDGKGILPVVVEGVDAPGFTGGEDVCPVVLGGGFDGDGLGVTGPLGAQFLLWEYATAVAGRVLGINPFDQPNVQESKDNTAALLRAADGDAPTVVAGEPALVVDAVEVHAPPELVRGAKDLSAVLEAVVTAVPERGYLAVMAYLDRMGDAAAERLRPLLAEASARLRKTAVPVTFGWGPRFLHSTGQYHKGGPQNGVFVQITGECAEDLPVPGKPYTLRQLQLAQAFGDLRALRSRGRPAVRFHLRDRAAGVRQLLSALA from the coding sequence GTGACCTCGGTCGTCACCGCGGGCGGCGTCTCGGTCACCTTGCGCGGGGCGGTGGTCGACCGGGCCGCCGCGGTGACCGAGCGGCTGATCAGCGACGGCGTGCCGGCCGCCCTGGCCGCCGGCAATCCCCAGCTGTGGGGGCCGGGCGCGGTCGCCGAGGCGAGCAAGCGGCTGGGCTGGCTGAAGCTGGCCGAATCGTCCCGGCCGCTGCTGCCGCGGCTGGCCGAGCTGGCCGAGCGGGTGCGCGCCGACGGGCTGGACCGGGTGGTGCTGGCCGGGATGGGCGGATCCTCGCTGGCCCCGGAGGTCATCACCCGCACCGCCGGGGTGGAGCTGACCGTGCTGGACACCACCGACCCCCAGCAGGTCGCCGCGGTGGTCGGCGACCGGCTGGAGCGCACCGTGGTGGTGGTCTCCAGCAAAAGCGGCGGCACCATCGAGACCGACAGCCACCGGCGGGTCTTCGAGGGCGCCTTCGCCGCCGCCGGGATCACCGGCGCCGAGCTGGCCCGCCGTTTCGTGGTCGTCACCGATCCCGGCTCGCCGCTGGAGGAGGCCGCCCACCAGGCCGGCTACACGGTGGTGCTGGCCGACCCCGACGTCGGCGGCCGCTACAGCGCGCTGAGCGCCTTCGGGCTGGTGCCCAGCGCGCTGGCCGGGGCGCAGGTGGCCGGGCTGCTGGAGGAGGCGGCGGCGCTGACGCCGTCGCTGCGCCAGCCGTATGACAACCCGGCCCTGACGCTGGGGGCGGCGCTGGGGGCCTCGGCGCTGGCCGGCCGGGACAAGCTGGCCATCGCCGACCGCGGCTCGGGCATCGCCGCCTTCGGCGACTGGGCCGAGCAGCTGATCGCCGAGTCCACCGGCAAGGACGGCAAGGGCATCCTGCCGGTGGTGGTCGAGGGCGTCGACGCCCCCGGCTTCACCGGCGGCGAGGACGTGTGCCCGGTGGTGCTGGGCGGCGGCTTCGACGGCGACGGGCTGGGCGTCACCGGTCCGCTGGGCGCGCAGTTCCTGCTGTGGGAGTACGCCACCGCGGTGGCCGGGCGGGTGCTGGGCATCAACCCCTTCGACCAGCCCAACGTCCAGGAGTCCAAGGACAACACCGCGGCGCTGCTGCGCGCCGCCGACGGGGACGCGCCGACCGTGGTGGCCGGTGAGCCCGCGCTGGTCGTCGACGCGGTGGAGGTGCACGCCCCGCCCGAGCTGGTCAGGGGCGCCAAGGACCTGTCCGCCGTGCTGGAGGCGGTGGTGACGGCGGTCCCCGAGCGCGGTTACCTGGCGGTCATGGCCTACCTGGACCGGATGGGCGACGCCGCCGCCGAGCGGCTGCGTCCGCTGCTGGCCGAGGCCTCGGCCCGGCTGCGCAAGACCGCGGTGCCGGTGACGTTCGGCTGGGGGCCCCGTTTTCTGCACTCGACCGGCCAGTATCACAAGGGCGGCCCGCAGAACGGGGTGTTCGTGCAGATCACCGGGGAGTGCGCCGAGGACCTGCCGGTGCCCGGCAAGCCGTACACGCTCCGGCAGCTGCAGCTGGCCCAGGCGTTCGGGGACCTGCGGGCGCTGCGCTCGCGGGGCCGCCCGGCCGTCCGGTTCCACCTGCGGGACCGTGCGGCGGGGGTGCGGCAGCTGCTGAGCGCGCTGGCCTAG
- a CDS encoding EamA family transporter has protein sequence MAASVDSSGSLGPRGWSRWGGRALSPASVPPPVLVLLGVVSVQVGAGLAKHLFAALPPVAVASLRLATSALVLGVLGRRALRTLTRDHSWGDLGVAAAFGLTLAVMNTAIYLSFARIPLGVAVTIEFLGPLAVSIAASRRLLDLLWAVLAFAGVALLARGDGEVNLAGVAFALVAGAAWAAYILLSAATGRRFPGSVGLTAASAVAAAVMLPLGAATAGTALLAPQWLLLGLGVGLLSSVIPYTLELEALRRMPARVFGILMSLEPAVAALVGLLVLGEVLSVLEWAAIGCVMVACIGATREREG, from the coding sequence GTGGCCGCCTCGGTTGACTCCTCCGGCTCGCTGGGGCCGCGGGGCTGGTCCCGGTGGGGCGGGCGAGCGCTGTCGCCGGCGTCGGTCCCGCCGCCGGTGCTGGTGCTGCTGGGCGTGGTGTCGGTGCAGGTCGGCGCGGGCCTGGCCAAGCATCTGTTCGCGGCGCTGCCGCCGGTGGCGGTGGCGTCGCTGCGCCTTGCGACCTCGGCGCTGGTGCTGGGCGTGCTCGGCCGCCGGGCGCTGCGCACGCTGACCCGCGACCACTCCTGGGGCGACCTGGGCGTGGCCGCCGCCTTCGGGCTGACGCTGGCGGTGATGAACACCGCCATCTACCTGTCGTTCGCCCGGATTCCGCTGGGCGTGGCGGTGACCATCGAGTTCCTCGGCCCGCTGGCGGTCTCCATCGCCGCCTCCCGGCGCCTGCTGGACCTGTTGTGGGCGGTGCTGGCGTTCGCCGGGGTGGCGCTGCTGGCCCGCGGCGACGGCGAGGTGAACCTCGCCGGGGTGGCGTTCGCCCTGGTGGCGGGCGCGGCATGGGCCGCCTACATCCTGCTCAGCGCGGCCACCGGCCGGCGTTTTCCCGGGTCGGTGGGGCTCACGGCGGCCAGCGCGGTGGCGGCGGCGGTGATGCTGCCGCTGGGCGCGGCCACCGCGGGGACGGCGCTGCTGGCGCCGCAGTGGCTGCTGCTGGGCCTGGGCGTGGGGCTGCTGTCGTCGGTGATCCCCTACACCCTGGAGCTGGAGGCGCTGCGCCGGATGCCGGCGCGGGTCTTCGGGATCTTGATGAGCCTGGAGCCGGCCGTGGCGGCCCTGGTGGGGCTGCTGGTGCTGGGCGAGGTCCTGTCGGTCCTGGAGTGGGCCGCCATCGGCTGCGTCATGGTCGCCTGCATCGGCGCCACCCGGGAACGCGAGGGCTGA
- a CDS encoding phosphoglucose isomerase (PGI), translating into MPAFDVMTRGNALDSALQARDHLVTCGVPSALAAKDPRLWGRGNVAPGRLGWLDLPFASRMLLERLGDLVAELRHSGLDHVALVGVGAEGLAARAVLEAADPGRAASGALTVLDGGGRQALQTVLQRLDRTLVVLSSKAGVSIEGDAYHRILSGAFREIGLSDRQIAERFLVITDHDSPLHGFARHRGYRIGLTDPALPGHFGALSAYGLVPAALAGAQVSTLLEEAAAVVPSLGKDDDNPALLLGAVLGGCARQVPAWACRDKVALEGGPAALAGWVGQLLATGTGKRGRGIVPLPAAGRPAGQAPDLHSVALGGAFQEADTFVWGPPGAQFLLWEYATAVAAWLLGVDPFDEAAALVREAEEEAAAILRRSPALPPLLEEPDFVDGGIEVRGDPALAGAAVPTDLPAAIEAMLQGIPATGYLAVISYLPDELPGARLAPALAHRSGRPVCHGTGPSYLHDTGSLHKQGPRNGVFLVVTGTPGADLPVPGRPYSLGGLHLARALADVRALRRRGLPVLWLHLREPADGAARLAETVRGRR; encoded by the coding sequence GTGCCGGCCTTCGACGTGATGACCCGCGGCAACGCTTTGGACTCGGCCCTCCAGGCTCGTGACCACCTGGTCACCTGCGGGGTGCCGTCCGCCCTGGCGGCCAAGGACCCCCGGCTGTGGGGCCGGGGGAACGTCGCGCCGGGCCGGCTGGGCTGGCTGGACCTGCCCTTCGCCTCCCGGATGCTGCTGGAGCGGCTCGGTGATCTGGTGGCCGAGCTCCGCCACAGTGGGCTGGACCATGTGGCGCTGGTCGGGGTGGGCGCCGAAGGGCTGGCCGCGCGGGCCGTGCTGGAGGCCGCCGACCCGGGCCGGGCGGCATCCGGCGCGCTGACCGTCCTGGACGGCGGCGGGCGGCAGGCCCTGCAGACGGTCCTGCAGCGGCTGGACCGCACGCTGGTGGTGCTGTCCAGCAAGGCCGGGGTCTCCATCGAAGGCGACGCCTACCACCGGATCCTCAGCGGGGCGTTCCGGGAGATCGGGCTGAGCGACCGCCAGATCGCCGAGCGGTTCCTGGTGATCACCGACCACGACAGCCCGCTGCACGGATTCGCCCGCCACCGCGGCTACCGGATCGGGCTGACCGATCCGGCCCTGCCCGGTCATTTCGGGGCGCTGTCGGCCTACGGGCTGGTGCCGGCGGCGCTGGCCGGGGCGCAGGTGTCCACCCTGCTGGAGGAGGCGGCCGCGGTGGTGCCGTCGCTGGGCAAGGACGATGACAACCCGGCGCTGCTGCTGGGAGCGGTGCTGGGCGGCTGCGCCCGGCAGGTCCCCGCCTGGGCCTGCCGCGACAAGGTGGCGCTGGAGGGCGGGCCGGCGGCGCTGGCCGGCTGGGTGGGCCAGCTGCTGGCCACCGGCACCGGCAAACGGGGCCGGGGGATCGTGCCGCTGCCGGCCGCCGGACGGCCCGCCGGACAGGCGCCCGACCTGCACTCGGTGGCCCTGGGCGGGGCCTTTCAGGAGGCCGACACGTTCGTGTGGGGGCCGCCGGGCGCCCAGTTCCTGCTGTGGGAGTACGCCACCGCGGTGGCCGCCTGGCTGCTGGGCGTCGACCCCTTCGATGAGGCGGCGGCCCTGGTGCGGGAGGCCGAGGAGGAGGCGGCGGCGATCCTGCGGCGCTCGCCCGCGCTGCCGCCGCTGCTGGAGGAGCCGGACTTCGTCGACGGCGGCATCGAGGTGCGCGGCGACCCCGCCCTGGCCGGGGCGGCGGTGCCGACCGATCTGCCGGCGGCGATCGAGGCGATGCTGCAGGGCATCCCGGCGACCGGCTACCTGGCGGTGATCAGCTACCTGCCCGACGAGCTGCCCGGCGCCCGCCTGGCGCCGGCGCTGGCCCACCGGTCCGGCCGCCCGGTGTGCCACGGCACGGGCCCGTCCTACCTGCACGACACCGGGTCCCTGCACAAGCAGGGGCCGCGCAACGGGGTGTTCCTGGTGGTGACCGGCACCCCGGGGGCCGATCTGCCAGTGCCCGGCCGCCCTTACTCGCTGGGCGGGCTGCACCTGGCCCGCGCGCTGGCCGACGTGCGGGCGCTGCGCCGGCGCGGCCTGCCGGTGCTGTGGCTGCACCTGCGCGAGCCGGCCGACGGCGCCGCCCGCCTCGCCGAGACGGTGCGGGGCCGTAGATGA
- a CDS encoding PrsW family intramembrane metalloprotease codes for MARVDPKAVLEGRIPGRPSIGLIAGLTVSSLCALAVLGMYAWFGRMDFVVALLLALLPIPLLVALVLALDRMEPEPPRAVALAFLWGAGVAVLGALVLNTAGMIYLTVPIFGETTGHFVSATVGAPLIEESLKGAVLFGLLWFRRTEIDGFADGLIYAAMVGLGFAMMENITYYMRALEEGGADRLTAVFVLRGVVAPLSHPLFTSMLGLGVAWAATHRHGRVAAPLLGLAAAMVLHGLWNGSTAFGGAGLLVVYALDFCLLVVLVLIVLVERRGTVQRIGRYLPLYESTGLVTPQDVQMLGRLSSRRAARRWAREVGGPAAARAMGDYQLAATELALLHKRAERGTADPAWLAHRRDALLGLMALARQAFLHAPLHGPAGPPWAGGNPSGFHRPGP; via the coding sequence ATGGCGCGCGTAGATCCCAAAGCGGTGCTGGAAGGGCGGATACCCGGACGGCCCTCCATCGGGCTCATCGCCGGGCTGACCGTCTCCTCACTGTGCGCGCTGGCCGTGCTCGGCATGTACGCCTGGTTCGGCCGGATGGACTTCGTGGTCGCGCTGCTGCTGGCGCTGCTGCCGATCCCGCTGCTGGTGGCGCTGGTGCTGGCGCTGGACCGGATGGAGCCGGAGCCGCCGCGCGCCGTGGCGCTGGCCTTCCTGTGGGGCGCCGGGGTGGCGGTGCTGGGCGCGCTGGTCCTCAACACCGCCGGGATGATCTACCTCACCGTGCCGATCTTCGGGGAGACCACCGGCCACTTCGTCAGCGCCACGGTGGGCGCCCCGCTGATCGAAGAATCCCTCAAAGGGGCGGTGCTGTTCGGCCTGCTGTGGTTCCGCCGCACCGAGATCGACGGGTTCGCCGACGGTCTCATCTACGCCGCCATGGTCGGCCTCGGCTTCGCGATGATGGAGAACATCACCTACTACATGCGGGCGCTGGAGGAGGGCGGCGCCGACCGGCTCACCGCGGTGTTCGTGCTGCGCGGGGTGGTCGCGCCGCTCAGCCACCCGCTGTTCACCTCCATGCTGGGGCTGGGCGTGGCCTGGGCGGCCACCCACCGGCACGGGCGGGTCGCGGCGCCGCTGCTGGGCCTGGCCGCCGCGATGGTGCTGCACGGGTTGTGGAACGGCTCGACCGCCTTCGGCGGGGCCGGGCTGCTGGTCGTCTACGCCCTGGACTTCTGCCTGCTGGTGGTGCTCGTGCTGATCGTGCTGGTGGAGCGGCGCGGCACCGTCCAGCGCATCGGCCGCTACCTGCCGCTGTATGAGAGCACCGGCCTGGTGACCCCGCAGGACGTGCAGATGCTCGGCCGGCTGTCCAGCCGCCGGGCGGCCCGCCGGTGGGCCCGCGAGGTCGGCGGCCCGGCGGCGGCCCGGGCCATGGGCGACTACCAGCTGGCCGCCACCGAGCTGGCGCTGCTGCACAAACGGGCCGAGCGGGGCACCGCCGACCCCGCCTGGCTGGCCCACCGGCGGGATGCGCTGCTGGGGCTGATGGCGCTGGCCCGCCAGGCGTTCCTGCACGCCCCGCTGCACGGCCCGGCGGGACCTCCGTGGGCGGGCGGGAACCCGTCCGGCTTCCACCGCCCCGGCCCTTGA